One Streptococcus sp. DTU_2020_1001019_1_SI_AUS_MUR_006 DNA window includes the following coding sequences:
- the parE gene encoding DNA topoisomerase IV subunit B, which translates to MSKKEININNYNDDAIQVLEGLDAVRKRPGMYIGSTDGAGLHHLVWEIVDNAVDEALSGFGDRIDVTINKDGSLTVQDHGRGMPTGMHAMGIPTVEVIFTILHAGGKFGQGGYKTSGGLHGVGSSVVNALSSWLEVEITRDGAVYKQRFENGGKPVTTLEKVGTAPKSKTGTKVTFMPDASIFSTTDFKYHTISERLNESAFLLKNVTLSLTDKRTDEAIEFHYENGVQDFVSYLNEDKETLTPVLYFEGEDNGFQVEVALQYNDGFSDNILSFVNNVRTKDGGTHETGLKSAITKVMNDYARKTGLLKEKDKNLEGSDYREGLAAVLSILVPEEHLQFEGQTKDKLGSPLARPVVDGIVADKLTFFLMENGELASNLIRKAIKARDAREAARKARDESRNGKKNKKDKGLLSGKLTPAQSKNPAKNELYLVEGDSAGGSAKQGRDRKFQAILPLRGKVINTAKAKMADILKNEEINTMIYTIGAGVGADFSLEDANYDKIIIMTDADTDGAHIQTLLLTFFYRYMRPLVEAGHVYIALPPLYKMSKGKGKKEEVAYAWTDGELEELRKQFGKGATLQRYKGLGEMNADQLWETTMNPETRTLIRVTIEDLARAERRVNVLMGDKVEPRRKWIEDNVKFTLEESTVF; encoded by the coding sequence GTGTCAAAAAAGGAAATCAATATTAACAATTATAATGATGATGCCATTCAGGTGCTAGAAGGGTTGGATGCGGTTCGGAAACGTCCAGGTATGTATATCGGATCGACTGACGGTGCTGGACTACATCACCTTGTTTGGGAAATTGTCGATAATGCGGTCGATGAAGCCCTGTCTGGTTTTGGCGATCGTATTGATGTAACCATTAATAAAGACGGAAGTTTAACGGTTCAAGACCACGGACGTGGAATGCCGACTGGAATGCACGCTATGGGAATTCCAACGGTTGAGGTTATCTTTACCATCCTTCACGCCGGAGGGAAATTCGGTCAGGGTGGTTATAAGACATCAGGAGGTCTCCACGGGGTTGGATCTTCTGTCGTCAATGCCCTCTCTAGTTGGCTCGAAGTAGAAATTACACGTGATGGGGCTGTTTACAAACAACGCTTTGAAAATGGTGGGAAGCCAGTAACAACTCTTGAAAAGGTTGGAACGGCACCTAAGTCTAAAACAGGTACCAAAGTGACCTTCATGCCGGATGCTAGTATCTTTTCCACGACAGACTTTAAGTACCATACCATTTCAGAGCGTCTCAATGAGTCAGCTTTTCTCTTGAAGAATGTAACCTTGTCATTAACGGATAAGCGAACAGATGAAGCAATTGAATTCCATTATGAGAACGGTGTGCAGGATTTTGTTTCTTACCTCAATGAAGACAAGGAAACCTTGACGCCTGTCCTATACTTTGAAGGGGAAGATAATGGTTTTCAAGTAGAAGTAGCCCTCCAGTATAATGATGGATTTTCAGATAACATCTTGTCCTTTGTTAATAACGTTCGTACCAAAGACGGTGGAACGCATGAGACAGGACTAAAGTCTGCTATTACCAAAGTCATGAATGACTATGCGCGAAAAACTGGCCTTCTCAAAGAAAAAGATAAAAACCTAGAAGGTTCAGATTACCGTGAAGGATTAGCGGCAGTTCTTTCCATCTTGGTTCCTGAAGAACATCTTCAGTTTGAAGGACAGACCAAGGATAAATTGGGAAGTCCCCTTGCTCGTCCCGTTGTAGATGGGATTGTAGCTGATAAGTTGACCTTCTTCCTCATGGAAAATGGGGAGTTGGCTTCTAATCTGATTCGTAAGGCTATCAAGGCGCGTGATGCCCGTGAAGCAGCACGTAAAGCGCGTGATGAGAGCCGTAATGGTAAGAAAAATAAGAAAGACAAGGGCTTGCTTTCAGGTAAATTAACCCCAGCCCAGTCTAAAAATCCTGCTAAGAACGAACTCTATTTGGTCGAGGGGGATTCTGCCGGTGGTTCTGCTAAGCAAGGACGTGACCGCAAGTTCCAGGCTATCTTGCCTCTTCGTGGTAAGGTCATTAATACAGCCAAGGCCAAGATGGCAGATATCCTCAAAAATGAGGAAATCAACACCATGATTTATACCATTGGTGCTGGTGTAGGAGCAGACTTTTCCCTTGAAGATGCTAACTATGATAAGATCATTATCATGACCGATGCGGACACCGATGGTGCCCACATTCAAACCCTTCTCTTAACCTTCTTTTATCGCTACATGCGTCCACTAGTCGAGGCAGGACATGTCTATATCGCCCTTCCGCCTCTTTACAAGATGTCCAAAGGTAAAGGAAAGAAAGAAGAAGTGGCCTACGCTTGGACGGATGGCGAGCTAGAAGAACTTCGCAAGCAGTTCGGTAAAGGTGCTACCCTTCAACGCTACAAGGGTCTTGGTGAAATGAATGCAGACCAGCTCTGGGAAACAACCATGAACCCAGAAACTCGTACCCTCATTCGTGTCACGATTGAAGACTTAGCACGCGCAGAACGTCGTGTCAATGTCCTCATGGGTGATAAGGTTGAACCACGCCGTAAGTGGATCGAAGACAATGTCAAGTTTACGCTGGAGGAGAGTACTGTTTTCTGA
- a CDS encoding aminoglycoside 6-adenylyltransferase produces the protein MRTEPQMLDLIFQTAKVLQVNAVAMSGSRTNPKAPKDEFQDYDVIYVVDDLDNLTSDLSWLDQFGTRIIEQHNVLGNRRLYLMLFEDGNRIDLTLCPTEYIQEWVDSEADYTVLKDEKGLFVPYSPNPQRYWTSSASAIEFDKACNEFWWVSAYVVKGICRKQVFYATDHFYGICQQELLKISAWQVASDRGAVDIGKNYKYLFNYLSAEKEKEFSALLDFSSLDKITQSLLATMEFFHQEAQYLANKMGFEYDREVAEKMVKYAEEKLPDY, from the coding sequence ATGAGAACTGAACCCCAAATGCTTGATTTAATTTTTCAAACCGCAAAAGTGCTCCAAGTCAACGCTGTCGCCATGTCTGGTTCACGGACAAATCCAAAAGCACCAAAAGATGAGTTTCAGGATTACGACGTGATCTATGTCGTGGACGACTTAGATAATCTGACGAGTGACCTTTCTTGGTTAGACCAGTTTGGCACTCGTATCATTGAGCAGCATAATGTCCTAGGCAACCGTCGCCTCTATCTCATGCTCTTTGAAGATGGCAATCGGATTGATTTGACCCTCTGTCCTACGGAGTACATTCAAGAGTGGGTGGATAGTGAAGCTGATTATACAGTTTTGAAAGATGAGAAAGGCTTGTTTGTGCCCTATTCTCCAAATCCTCAACGTTACTGGACAAGCTCAGCTAGTGCGATAGAGTTTGACAAAGCCTGCAATGAATTTTGGTGGGTGTCAGCTTACGTGGTCAAGGGAATCTGTCGCAAGCAAGTCTTCTATGCGACTGACCATTTCTACGGTATTTGTCAACAAGAACTCCTAAAGATCTCGGCTTGGCAGGTAGCAAGTGATAGGGGGGCTGTCGACATCGGCAAGAACTACAAGTATCTCTTTAACTATTTGTCTGCTGAGAAGGAGAAGGAATTCTCTGCTCTTCTTGATTTCTCAAGTTTAGACAAAATCACTCAGTCTTTATTAGCAACCATGGAATTTTTCCACCAAGAAGCTCAATATCTTGCTAACAAGATGGGCTTTGAATACGATAGGGAAGTAGCTGAGAAGATGGTTAAGTATGCTGAGGAAAAGCTTCCTGATTACTAA
- the parC gene encoding DNA topoisomerase IV subunit A, with the protein MSNIQNMSLEDIMGERFGRYSKYIIQDRALPDIRDGLKPVQRRILYSMNKDGNTFDKSYRKSAKSVGNIMGNFHPHGDSSIYDAMVRMSQDWKNREILVEMHGNNGSMDGDPPAAMRYTEARLSEIAGYLLQDIEKKTVPFAWNFDDTEKEPTVLPAAFPNLLVNGSTGISAGYATDIPPHNLAEVIDATVYMIDHPTAKVDKLMEFLPGPDFPTGAIIQGRDEIKKAYETGKGRVVVRSKTEIEKLKGGKEQIVITEIPYEINKANLVKKIDEVRVNNKVAGIAEVRDESDRDGLRIAIELKKDANTELVLNYLFKYTDLQINYNFNMVAIDNFTPRQVGIVPILSSYIAHRREVILARSRFDKEKAEKRLHIVEGLIRVISILDEVIALIRASENKADAKENLKVSYDFTEEQAEAIVTLQLYRLTNTDVVVLQEEEAELREKIAMLAAIIGDERTMYNLMKKELREVKKKFATPRLSTLEDTAKVIEIDTASLIAEEDTYVSVTKAGYIKRTSPRSFSASTLEEIGKRDDDRLLFVQSVKTTQHLLIFTTLGNVIYRPVHELADIRWKDIGEHLSQSITNFETNEEVIYVEVVDQFDDATTYFAATRLGQIKRVERKEFSPWRTYRSKSVKYAKLKDDTDQIVAVAPIKLDDVLLISRNGYALRFNIEEVPVIGAKAAGVRAMNLKADDVIQAAFICNTSSFYLLTHRGSLKRVSIEEIPATSRANRGLQVLRELKSKPHRVFSAGAVSEQGFVGDLFSTEVEDGEQTLVVQSNKGTIYESILQDLNLSERTSNGSFISDSISDEEVFDTYLQEAYTELESKK; encoded by the coding sequence ATGAGTAATATCCAAAATATGTCCTTGGAGGACATCATGGGAGAGCGCTTTGGTCGCTACTCCAAATACATCATTCAAGACCGGGCTTTGCCAGACATTCGGGATGGATTGAAGCCGGTTCAACGCCGTATTCTTTATTCGATGAATAAGGATGGCAATACTTTTGATAAGAGCTACCGTAAGTCTGCTAAGTCTGTTGGTAACATCATGGGGAATTTCCATCCACACGGGGATTCTTCTATCTATGATGCTATGGTTCGTATGTCTCAGGACTGGAAAAATCGTGAGATTCTAGTTGAAATGCATGGGAATAACGGTTCTATGGACGGAGATCCGCCTGCGGCTATGCGTTATACTGAAGCACGTTTGTCAGAGATTGCAGGCTATCTCCTTCAGGATATCGAGAAAAAGACAGTTCCTTTTGCTTGGAACTTTGACGATACGGAGAAAGAACCAACTGTCTTACCAGCAGCCTTTCCAAACCTCTTAGTCAATGGTTCGACTGGGATTTCGGCTGGATATGCCACAGATATTCCACCGCATAATTTGGCTGAAGTTATCGATGCGACAGTCTACATGATTGATCACCCAACTGCCAAGGTTGATAAGTTGATGGAATTCTTGCCTGGACCAGATTTCCCGACAGGAGCTATCATCCAAGGCCGAGACGAAATCAAAAAGGCCTATGAAACTGGTAAAGGGCGCGTGGTTGTTCGTTCCAAGACTGAAATTGAGAAGCTAAAAGGTGGTAAGGAACAAATCGTTATCACTGAGATTCCTTATGAGATTAATAAGGCTAACTTGGTCAAGAAAATTGATGAAGTTCGTGTCAATAACAAGGTAGCAGGTATCGCTGAGGTTCGTGATGAGTCCGACCGTGACGGTCTTCGCATTGCTATCGAACTCAAGAAAGATGCGAACACTGAGCTTGTTCTTAACTATCTTTTCAAGTATACTGACTTGCAAATCAATTACAACTTCAACATGGTTGCGATTGATAATTTTACGCCTCGTCAGGTTGGAATTGTGCCAATCTTGTCTAGCTATATTGCTCACCGTCGTGAAGTGATCTTGGCGCGTTCTCGCTTTGACAAGGAAAAGGCTGAAAAACGTCTCCATATCGTGGAAGGTTTGATTCGCGTCATCTCTATCTTGGACGAAGTCATTGCCCTTATCCGTGCTTCTGAGAACAAGGCTGATGCCAAGGAAAACCTCAAGGTCAGCTATGATTTTACAGAAGAACAGGCTGAGGCCATTGTTACCTTGCAATTGTATCGTTTGACCAATACAGACGTGGTTGTCTTGCAAGAAGAAGAAGCTGAACTACGTGAAAAGATTGCTATGCTGGCGGCTATCATCGGTGACGAACGAACCATGTACAATCTCATGAAGAAAGAACTCCGTGAAGTCAAGAAGAAATTTGCGACTCCACGTTTGAGTACTTTAGAAGATACAGCTAAAGTCATTGAGATTGATACAGCTAGTCTTATCGCTGAAGAAGATACTTACGTCAGCGTGACTAAGGCTGGCTATATCAAGCGTACTAGCCCTCGTTCTTTCTCAGCTTCAACGTTAGAGGAAATTGGTAAACGGGATGACGATCGATTACTCTTTGTTCAATCTGTCAAAACTACTCAGCACCTCTTAATCTTTACAACGCTTGGAAATGTCATTTACAGACCAGTCCATGAGTTAGCAGATATACGTTGGAAGGATATCGGAGAGCATTTGAGCCAGTCTATTACAAACTTTGAAACCAATGAAGAAGTGATCTATGTAGAAGTTGTGGATCAGTTTGATGATGCGACGACCTACTTTGCAGCGACTCGCCTTGGTCAAATCAAACGTGTTGAACGCAAAGAATTCTCTCCATGGAGAACCTATCGCTCTAAGTCTGTCAAATATGCTAAGTTGAAAGATGATACTGACCAGATTGTAGCAGTAGCTCCGATTAAATTGGATGATGTTCTGTTGATTAGTCGAAACGGTTATGCCCTCCGCTTTAACATAGAAGAGGTTCCAGTCATCGGTGCCAAAGCTGCAGGTGTCAGAGCCATGAATCTCAAAGCAGATGATGTGATACAAGCAGCCTTTATCTGCAACACCTCATCCTTCTATCTTTTGACGCATCGTGGCAGTCTTAAGCGTGTTTCGATCGAGGAAATTCCAGCAACCAGCCGTGCCAATCGCGGTCTTCAAGTTCTTAGAGAATTGAAGAGTAAACCACATCGCGTCTTTTCGGCTGGAGCGGTCTCAGAACAAGGATTTGTTGGAGATCTCTTTAGTACAGAAGTAGAAGACGGAGAACAAACTCTAGTTGTTCAGTCAAATAAGGGAACCATTTACGAATCAATCCTCCAAGATTTGAATCTATCGGAGCGCACTAGCAATGGAAGCTTCATTTCAGATAGCATTTCTGATGAAGAAGTTTTTGATACTTATCTTCAGGAAGCTTATACAGAACTTGAATCTAAGAAATGA
- a CDS encoding thiol-activated cytolysin family protein, producing MSQNKQDKGFRYSIRKRSVGVCGVAIATFLLGSGLVFQTNVVKATEPSVAAVAGENIAAHKSASQSSTAYGADASRAVDGNRDNDYGNRSVTHTDFQDHSWWKVDLAKEEGVGTVRIYNRGDSNVGDRLSNFDVILLDKDGNEVARQHVDSLNNQPTVDVQFSGVDARYVKIELNKSKTPLSLAEVEVYRSVKEEKGVADKKTENKVKTENEAKTENEAKTENEAKTDYTAELNNYLFGLNYDKLNILTRKGEALENYTNTSTKQQGSEFVVVEKVKKSLSNGSADVAINGNGDIFLGALFKANQDLLENKPQQISLDRSKGRISVDLPGMVGGDSYVDANPTASGMQEGVNTLLNRWHEKYAAKNPAPARMQYESTSAYSMNQLKAKFGSDFEKVGVNLKIDFEAVNKGEKQIEVVDFKQVYYTANFDAPKNPSDVFASGVTVDQLKARGIDENTPPVYVSSVSYGRQMYVKFETTSKSTELKAAINAVIKGVPIKPESEWARVLKNTTVTVSIVGGNADGAARVVTGTVEDLKKLIQEGATFSTQNPAVPISYKTAFLKDNQVATIQSNTDYIETKVTSYKNGYLNLHHKGAYIARYYVSWDEVTYDKDGVESIRTRQWEDNGKNRTAGFRTEIQFKGNVRNLRVKIQEKTGLAWEPWRTVYNRTDLPLVQKRTIINSGTTIRPKYDEKVENN from the coding sequence ATGTCTCAAAATAAACAAGATAAAGGATTTCGTTATTCTATTCGTAAACGTAGCGTTGGAGTATGTGGTGTTGCCATTGCAACATTTTTGTTAGGTTCTGGCCTTGTATTTCAAACAAATGTAGTAAAAGCAACAGAGCCAAGCGTTGCTGCAGTTGCTGGTGAAAATATTGCTGCTCATAAGTCTGCAAGTCAGAGTTCGACTGCTTATGGTGCAGATGCTTCTAGAGCGGTTGACGGCAATCGAGATAATGACTACGGCAATCGCTCAGTTACTCATACAGATTTTCAAGATCATTCTTGGTGGAAAGTTGATCTAGCAAAAGAAGAAGGTGTGGGAACTGTTCGTATTTACAATCGTGGAGACAGTAATGTAGGGGATCGTTTATCTAATTTTGATGTTATTTTGTTAGATAAAGATGGAAATGAAGTGGCTCGTCAACATGTAGATAGCTTAAACAATCAACCAACAGTTGATGTTCAATTCTCAGGAGTTGATGCACGATATGTAAAAATTGAATTAAATAAATCTAAAACTCCTCTTAGTTTGGCAGAAGTTGAAGTATATCGTTCTGTAAAAGAAGAAAAAGGAGTAGCAGATAAGAAAACAGAAAACAAAGTTAAAACAGAAAACGAAGCTAAAACAGAAAACGAAGCTAAAACAGAAAACGAAGCTAAAACAGATTATACTGCAGAGCTAAATAACTATTTATTTGGTTTAAATTATGATAAATTAAATATTTTGACTAGAAAAGGAGAAGCATTAGAAAATTACACTAATACAAGCACAAAACAACAAGGAAGTGAATTTGTGGTCGTAGAAAAAGTGAAGAAAAGCCTTTCTAATGGTTCGGCTGATGTTGCCATTAATGGTAACGGAGATATTTTCCTAGGTGCATTGTTTAAAGCAAATCAAGACCTTCTAGAAAATAAACCACAACAAATTAGTTTAGATCGTAGCAAAGGTAGAATTAGTGTTGATTTACCAGGAATGGTAGGCGGAGATAGCTATGTAGATGCTAATCCAACTGCAAGTGGTATGCAGGAAGGTGTGAATACCTTGTTAAACCGTTGGCATGAAAAATATGCTGCGAAAAATCCTGCTCCAGCACGTATGCAGTACGAATCAACTTCTGCTTACAGCATGAATCAATTGAAAGCAAAATTCGGAAGCGACTTTGAAAAAGTTGGAGTTAATTTAAAAATTGACTTTGAAGCTGTCAATAAAGGTGAAAAACAAATTGAGGTAGTTGATTTTAAACAAGTTTACTATACAGCTAACTTTGATGCTCCAAAAAATCCATCAGATGTATTTGCCTCAGGAGTAACAGTTGATCAATTGAAAGCACGTGGAATTGATGAAAATACTCCTCCTGTATATGTATCAAGCGTGTCATACGGACGTCAAATGTATGTTAAGTTTGAAACAACAAGCAAGAGTACCGAGTTGAAAGCAGCAATCAATGCTGTAATCAAAGGAGTGCCTATTAAACCAGAATCTGAATGGGCACGTGTCTTGAAGAATACAACTGTAACCGTTTCCATCGTAGGTGGAAATGCTGATGGCGCTGCACGTGTTGTGACAGGTACAGTAGAAGATTTGAAGAAATTAATCCAAGAAGGAGCTACTTTCAGTACGCAAAACCCTGCTGTTCCAATTTCTTATAAGACTGCATTCTTGAAAGATAATCAAGTGGCCACAATTCAAAGCAATACAGACTACATTGAAACTAAAGTGACTTCATATAAAAATGGTTACCTCAATTTACATCATAAGGGAGCTTACATTGCTCGCTACTATGTTTCCTGGGATGAAGTAACTTATGATAAGGATGGAGTTGAAAGCATTCGTACGCGTCAATGGGAAGACAATGGTAAAAACAGAACAGCTGGATTCCGTACTGAGATTCAATTTAAAGGAAATGTTCGTAACCTACGCGTGAAGATTCAGGAAAAAACAGGTCTTGCTTGGGAACCATGGCGTACTGTTTACAATCGTACAGACCTTCCTCTAGTCCAAAAACGTACCATTATTAATTCAGGTACAACAATCAGACCAAAATACGATGAAAAAGTTGAAAACAACTAA
- a CDS encoding branched-chain amino acid aminotransferase, whose amino-acid sequence MTVTIDWENLGFSYMKLPYRYIAYFKDGQWAQGELTEDATLHISESSPSLHYGQQAFEGLKAYRTKDGSIQLFRPDENAKRLQRTCDRLLMPQVPTEMFVEACKAVVRANEEYVPPYGTGGTLYLRPLLIGVGDIIGVKPAEEYIFTIFAMPVGNYFKGGLVPTNFLIQDEYDRAAPNGTGAAKVGGNYAASLLPGKMAKSRHFSDVIYLDPSTHTKIEEVGSANFFGITADNEFVTPLSPSILPSITKYSLLYLAEHRLGLKPVEGDVPIDSLDRFVEAGACGTAAVISPIGGIQHGDDFHVFYSETEVGPVTRKLYDELTGIQFGDIEAPEGWIVKVD is encoded by the coding sequence ATGACAGTAACAATTGATTGGGAAAATCTCGGTTTTTCCTATATGAAACTACCTTATCGTTATATCGCTTATTTTAAAGATGGACAATGGGCTCAAGGAGAATTAACAGAAGATGCAACCTTGCATATTTCAGAATCATCTCCAAGCCTTCACTATGGACAACAAGCATTTGAAGGATTGAAAGCCTATCGTACAAAGGATGGCAGTATTCAACTCTTCCGTCCAGATGAAAATGCTAAACGTCTGCAACGTACCTGTGATCGTCTCTTGATGCCACAAGTTCCAACAGAAATGTTTGTAGAGGCTTGTAAAGCCGTTGTTCGTGCTAATGAGGAATACGTACCACCTTATGGAACTGGTGGAACCCTCTACCTCCGTCCACTCTTGATTGGTGTTGGAGATATCATTGGGGTAAAACCAGCTGAGGAGTATATTTTTACCATCTTTGCTATGCCAGTTGGAAATTACTTTAAGGGTGGATTGGTTCCAACAAACTTCTTGATTCAAGATGAGTATGACCGTGCTGCACCAAATGGAACAGGGGCTGCCAAGGTCGGTGGGAACTATGCAGCTAGTCTTTTGCCAGGAAAAATGGCTAAATCTCGTCATTTCTCAGATGTTATTTATCTTGACCCATCAACACACACTAAGATTGAAGAAGTTGGTTCAGCAAACTTCTTTGGAATTACAGCTGATAATGAGTTTGTAACCCCACTGAGTCCATCAATCTTGCCATCGATTACCAAGTACTCATTACTTTATTTGGCAGAGCATCGTTTGGGCTTGAAGCCTGTTGAGGGAGATGTACCAATTGATAGTCTGGATCGATTTGTAGAAGCAGGTGCCTGCGGTACTGCGGCAGTTATCTCACCAATTGGAGGAATCCAACATGGTGATGACTTCCACGTTTTCTACAGTGAGACAGAGGTTGGTCCAGTGACTCGTAAACTATACGATGAATTGACAGGTATTCAATTTGGTGACATTGAAGCACCAGAAGGTTGGATTGTAAAAGTAGATTAA
- a CDS encoding peptide ABC transporter substrate-binding protein, which translates to MKTKKWMLTAGVVLSTAVLLVACGKADKEADAPTTFSYVYGVDPSSLDYSIATRTSTTDIIGNVVDGLLENDEYGNLIPSLAEDWSVSQDGLTYTYKLRKGVKWYTSEGEEYAEVTAHDFVTGLKHVADGKSDGVTLIQNSIKGLNEYMTGETNDFSTVGVKAVDDYTVEYTLNAPETFWNSKVTSATMLPVNEEFLKASGKNYGTVSPAGILYNGPYILKTLTSKSLIEYEKNPNYWDKEKVKIEKVKLTYYDGSDQESLIRSFSSGVYTTARLFPSSSNFASTLEQYGDKITYSPQDSTSYYFTFNVNRQSFNKTAKTSEEQKTSTKEAMLNKDFRQAINFAFNRHSYAAQLNGEDGADKIIRNSLVPDNFVQSGGKNFGDIAQKELINYGDQWKGVELVDGKDTIYNPDKAKASFEKAKKELESKGVTFPIHLDVPVEQTNTIAVQQSNSFKQSIESTLGSENVVIDVLQMTDNEKESITSQARVPAQKDYDLNSTGWAPSYQDPASYLNIMDPKTGSAMKHLGITKGKDKEVVAQLGLDQYKKLLDDAVSETNDLNKRYEKYAKAQAWLTDSSLLIPTASSGGSPVVSNIVPFSKPYSQVGIKGDPYIFKGMKLQKEIVSAKEYQAALEKWQKEKLESNNKYQKELESHVK; encoded by the coding sequence ATGAAAACGAAAAAGTGGATGTTAACAGCAGGAGTGGTCCTGAGTACAGCAGTTCTTCTTGTGGCTTGTGGGAAAGCTGACAAGGAAGCAGATGCGCCTACAACTTTCTCTTATGTCTATGGAGTAGACCCATCATCTTTGGACTACAGTATCGCAACTCGTACTTCAACAACTGATATCATCGGTAACGTCGTTGATGGTTTGTTGGAAAACGATGAATATGGGAATTTGATTCCTTCCCTTGCTGAGGATTGGAGTGTCTCACAAGACGGTTTGACTTATACTTATAAACTTCGTAAAGGGGTTAAATGGTATACTTCAGAAGGTGAAGAATACGCTGAAGTAACTGCGCATGACTTTGTTACAGGGTTGAAACACGTAGCAGATGGCAAATCAGACGGTGTCACTCTTATTCAAAACTCAATCAAGGGCTTGAATGAATATATGACTGGTGAGACTAATGATTTCTCAACAGTTGGGGTTAAGGCAGTAGATGACTATACTGTTGAGTACACTCTAAATGCACCTGAAACTTTCTGGAATTCCAAAGTAACTTCAGCAACTATGTTGCCAGTAAATGAAGAATTCCTCAAAGCTTCTGGTAAAAATTATGGAACGGTCAGTCCAGCTGGTATTCTTTATAACGGTCCATATATTTTGAAGACATTGACTTCAAAATCTTTAATCGAATATGAAAAGAACCCAAATTATTGGGATAAAGAGAAGGTTAAAATCGAGAAAGTTAAATTAACTTACTATGATGGATCAGACCAAGAATCCTTGATCCGTAGCTTCTCTTCGGGTGTTTACACAACAGCTCGCCTCTTCCCAAGTAGCTCAAACTTTGCTTCTACTTTGGAACAATACGGGGATAAAATTACATATAGTCCACAGGATTCAACTAGTTACTACTTTACCTTTAATGTAAACCGTCAATCTTTCAATAAGACAGCGAAAACAAGTGAAGAACAGAAAACTTCTACAAAAGAAGCAATGTTGAACAAGGACTTCCGTCAAGCCATCAACTTTGCCTTCAACCGTCATTCTTATGCTGCCCAGCTCAATGGTGAAGATGGTGCGGACAAGATTATTCGTAATAGCTTAGTACCAGATAACTTTGTACAATCTGGTGGTAAAAACTTTGGTGATATTGCTCAAAAAGAATTGATCAACTATGGAGACCAATGGAAAGGTGTTGAGCTTGTAGACGGAAAAGATACCATCTACAATCCTGACAAAGCCAAGGCTTCATTTGAAAAAGCTAAGAAAGAATTGGAATCAAAAGGTGTAACCTTCCCAATTCACTTGGATGTCCCAGTTGAACAGACAAATACAATTGCTGTTCAGCAAAGCAATTCCTTCAAGCAATCAATCGAATCAACTCTTGGTTCTGAAAATGTCGTAATCGATGTTCTTCAAATGACTGACAATGAAAAGGAAAGTATTACATCACAAGCGCGTGTACCTGCTCAAAAAGACTATGATTTGAACAGTACTGGATGGGCTCCAAGTTATCAAGATCCGGCAAGTTATCTCAATATCATGGATCCTAAGACCGGTTCTGCTATGAAACACCTTGGTATTACTAAAGGAAAAGATAAGGAAGTAGTAGCTCAACTTGGTTTGGACCAATATAAGAAACTCTTAGATGATGCAGTTTCTGAGACAAACGACTTGAACAAGAGATATGAAAAATATGCTAAAGCCCAAGCTTGGCTCACAGATAGTTCTCTCTTGATACCGACAGCTTCATCAGGTGGTTCACCTGTTGTTAGCAACATCGTTCCTTTCTCAAAACCATACTCACAAGTAGGTATTAAGGGGGATCCATACATCTTCAAGGGAATGAAATTGCAAAAAGAGATTGTATCTGCTAAAGAATACCAAGCAGCTCTTGAAAAATGGCAAAAAGAAAAATTGGAATCAAACAATAAATACCAAAAAGAATTAGAGAGTCATGTCAAATAA